The window GCTTTCACAATGGATGAATTTCACAGATACAACTTTGTGCCTGGCAGTGAAGGATGAAGCAGACGATTTCAGGGAAGCGAGCCGCATGGAATCAAAAAATGCATAGATATAGCTGGCCTATCTGAAAGCGGCAGCCTCTATATCCTCAAAAATGGAATACGCAGGCAAGCTGGAAAGCTTGCTGGCAAGGTCAAAACATCGACCAGAGAATGAAGTAATTCTGTTTCAAAAGATCATTATATATATCAATATCTAATCCTGTTTTTACCGTTTGATAACGGATATCCAAAATAATGGCCTATTCGAACGCTGCCTTATTTCCCGGGGGATAAAAACAATTGGATGTTCCGGATAACTGACTACGGGATATTTTAAACTCCCTGCATATTTCAGACAGATTACATATAATATATTTCATAAACTGATGAGCAATGCGGCTCATCAATGTTTCAGGATTATTCTGTTGAATCTGAGAGTCCTTGCATCATTCGGCAGGACTATATCCCTTGCTTGATTTTTCTCCAAATTAGAAATTCTCTCTGACGAGCCGGGATGAGTTTTAAAAAACCCGGTATTGTCAGATCCCTCTCTCTGTCTGTAATAGTCAAGAACCCTTGAAAGCGCACCTGGATCATAACCGGATGCAATAAGTATTTCAGTCGCAGACTTGTCAGCCTCAAGCTCCTGAGTCCTGCCATAGCCATTGACAACGAGGGTTTTTACAACATCTTCCACAGATCCTTCAAAAAGCCCTACTAACTGGCCAAAGCCCTCTGACCCGTATTGCTGGACGGCAGCAGAGCCAAGCACTGCAAGCGCCTGGGTCCATCTCGAGCTTTTTACTGCATTCACGCCATCTTTATTGATGATGTGACCGATTTCATGGGCAAGGACTGCCGCGAGCTCATCTTCGGATGTCATCAGATCCACCAAGCCTTTGGTCACAAAAATTATTCCCCCTGGACATGCCATTGCGTTGATTTCCTTTGAATCAAGAACCGCAAAATGATATCCCCCGAAAGTTTCAGGCTTTTTCGAATTGAGTGCGGCGGTTTTTCCGACAAGATTGACGTATTTGAGAAGATTCTGATCATCATAGGACTTGTAGAGTCCCATTATATTGGCGGCCACGCTTCGACCGAGATAGTATTCTTCACTGTCTGATATGGGACGGGCTGCTTTTGCAGCTCCTTCTGCTACCTTTATTGCAGGTACGCCAAACTCCGTCGTAGCCTTCAAGGCTCCGAGACATCCTGAAATAAATACGACTGAACATATAATAGATAAAAAAGTCAGCTTTTTCATTTTGGCAGAGTTAACCCCCCATCCTTGATGAATGAATTAATTTCCCCAGGAGAAACCTCATAATTCACTATTTCATCAACTTTAACAAAATTGAGTTCAGGATTTTTCTCCCCTACTTTCTTTTCTACCTGGGCGTTGAATCCTTTTCCTGCAAGGGTGACTTCATCTTCTTCAGCTTCTGGATCTATTTCAGCACCAAGCATTACAGGTTTGTAAGTCATTTTTCTGCTTGTAATGACAGCAGTTCCATGAATCCAGCCTTCGGTCTCCTTAAATTTTACATGAAGCCAGTCATTCTTTGTCTCAATGACCTGAAGCTGGTCTTCAAACTGGACCCTGGCCTTGACCGGAGCATAAAACCTGTCAAACTCCCGTATGAAATTTTCCTTTGTCTTTACAACCGCAATTTTTTCTGCGGCCGACAAAAGACCAGTCAAAGCAAAAACAGATAAAATCACGATAATAAAAATCTTCTTTTTCATTTTGTATCCATTTTTATTATCTCCCATCCTTCTCCTGATGGGGGTTGGTTGATAAAATTAAGGCATCTTTTAGCGAAAAAAGCAGAAGGCCCGTCTCCAGGCCATTTTTTCATTATACCTGAAAATGACTCAGCCGCCTTTTCAAATTCCATATTATAGAATTGATCAACCCCTATGCCGTATGCCATTGCTTTTTCTTTAACAGAAGGTGTAATCCGAGAAGATTCTCCAAGAACCTCATATATCCTTATAGCCTTTGATTTTCCTTTTACAGCTATATCGCTAAGGATTCTTAAGGTAAAATCATCGTCAAGTTTTTCCCTTGTCGATTCACTGATTATAATATTTGTGGAAAAGACCTTGTTAACTGATTCGAGTCTTGAAGCAAGATTTACACTGTCGCCAATGACCGTGTAATCAAAAAGCCTTTCACTGCCAAGATTACCAACAATCACGTCACCGGAATGTATGCCGAACCTCATGGAAATATTTGGAATACCTTTGGAATTAAGCTCCGCATTAATTGGGCCAAGTGCGTAATAGCACTCAAGGGCGGCCTTAACCGCTTTTTTTTCATCAAAAGCCCCGGAAACAGGAGCACCCCAAAATGCCATGATGCAATCGCCTATATATTTATCTATAACACCATTATGAGCAATGATCAATTCGGTCATTGTCGTCAGAACTTTATACAACATCTGTGCCGTCTTTTCCGGGGAGATTGATTCTGATATTGTTGTGAAACCAGCAATATCAGCAAAAAAAACCGTACACCAGCGTTTTGTTCCTCCTGGAGAAACGAGGCTCGGATCAGCAAGAAGATGATCAACTATCCTTTTGTCCATGTATCTTGAAAAAGTCGATCTTATGAAGGCGCGCCTTCGTCCTTCCGAAGCATAGCTGAATATGGCGGTGGATATGAATGAAACAACAAGGGCCAGAAGAGGGGCGAGCGGATCAAGATAAGTTCTCATTCTGAAAAACCAGCATGATAAAAAAATTATCAGTCCGAATGAAAATACCAGAAACATAAGATTCCGCGGCATACTTTTTGTTGTCATTACGAAAAAGGCCGCGAAAAAGGATAAGGCCGCAGTAAGGGCAAACATCAAGGCAGGATGAAAAGGCACAAGAAATCTTTTGCCTGTCAGATTATCCAATATAGTTGCATGGATAAAGACTCCTGGTGAAACCGATGAAACAGGAGTCGCCCGGAGATCATAGAGACCTTTTAAAGTATAGCCGATGAGAACATATTTATCTTTGAAAAAATCGGCGGTATAGACCGAATTGCTATTTGCTGGATCTGAAGTCGCAGAATCAAGGATATCCTTGAATGATATTTCTTCAAATGGATGCGGGGTACTTGAATATTGAAGCAGCAGCTCTGTATCATCAAGAGGAACAGCCACATCATCAACTTTGATTATGCCATTTTCTTCCTTAACCCTTCCCTCTTTCATCAGCCCGGATACGACAAACTGGGGAATCACAAGGTCTTCTAAACCAAAAAAAAGAGGGGTACGTCGGTATATTCCATCTTTATCAGGGTTTAACGTTACATTTCCGACTCCCTGCGCGCCTGATCTGAGATCATCGGCCGGAAGAAGAACCGAACTGAATGTCTGTTTATAAGGCATTGAAGCTTTGACAGAGTTTTCTTTAATAAAATCTCTATCTTCATCAGGCAATATTCGTTTTCTATTTTCAAGTGGCGCTGCAAGAAAAACATTCCCAGATCGGGCCATGGCATCCCGAAACACAAGATCCAGATTTCTGTCTATGCGACTTGGCTCAGAAAAAATAATATCTATGAAAACACTTTTTGCCTTGGAAAGATGGTTCAAAACAGGTTCATAAATATCACGTGGCCATGGGAAAGATAGCCCGATCTTTTCAAGGGCATCGACTGTCTTCTGATCAAATTCGACTATTACAATTTCCTTGTTATGATTTTCCTCGGCCGCATATATGGTCAAAAGATCGTAGGCCTTTAATTCAAAGGCTTTAATTAAACCGGATACCTTTATGACCGTCACCATAAAAAATGACATTGCTGCCACAAGGATTATCAGGTTCCATTTGATTTTGTCATCCTGGGAGGTGTGGGAGGTGAACGTTTTTGTCATGGCTGCTTCGTTATTATTCGATAAGGTTTATTTTTGATGGACTCGCAAAAAGTCAAAAAATGGTTTTAGCGTCATGCCGGACTTGATCCGGCATCCAGTAATTTCAGGAACTTCTGGATTCCGGCCTGCGCCGGAATGACGGAAGTCTGACTTTTTGCGACCTTGTCATTTTTAGAAGTAGTTTACTAAAGAAATGTGAGACCAACCGATTGAATATTCCATATTTTTATGCGCTATTGGTTTCCAAGTCAATCTATATGCAGGACTCGATCCGGCATCTTTGAGTTTTAAGATATTTCTGGATTCCGTCCCCCGGTTTCCACTGGGACAGGCCCCGCCGAAATGACTGAGCTCTGACTTTTTAAGACCTTGTCAAATTTATGTTTGACTAAGCCCACCTGTTTATTTAAAGTTAACTCTAACTTTAGGATATCTCTGAAAATTAGAATTTTTGATGCGCAAGGAAGCGGCACACTTAAGAACCGGAGTTTATGCGGTATCAATGAGAATTCGAGTACGCCCCTGATGCAGCCTGATAAAACCATGGCAAAAAGGAGATTTTAGAGATGCCCTTTAAATATATTTAAACATATGGACTATCAAAATGGCCAAAAAAAACGAAAATGAAACTTTCTCCATATCCGAACTCGCCCAGCAACTTGATATCAGTTCACACACAATCAGGTTTTATGAAGAAAAAGGGCTTATATCCCCTGAACGGACAGCCGGGAATCAGCGTATATATACAAAAAAAGACAGGGTAAGATTGAAACTGATTTTAAGGGGTAAAAGATTCGGATTCACACTTGACGAAATAGCATCAACAATAGGTATGGCTGATTCAGAAATAACAGAAAACGAGCAGATCGAAAAGAGTCTTTTATATGCAAAAGAAAAGC is drawn from Desulforegula conservatrix Mb1Pa and contains these coding sequences:
- a CDS encoding M48 family metallopeptidase; amino-acid sequence: MKKLTFLSIICSVVFISGCLGALKATTEFGVPAIKVAEGAAKAARPISDSEEYYLGRSVAANIMGLYKSYDDQNLLKYVNLVGKTAALNSKKPETFGGYHFAVLDSKEINAMACPGGIIFVTKGLVDLMTSEDELAAVLAHEIGHIINKDGVNAVKSSRWTQALAVLGSAAVQQYGSEGFGQLVGLFEGSVEDVVKTLVVNGYGRTQELEADKSATEILIASGYDPGALSRVLDYYRQREGSDNTGFFKTHPGSSERISNLEKNQARDIVLPNDARTLRFNRIILKH
- a CDS encoding SH3 domain-containing protein: MKKKIFIIVILSVFALTGLLSAAEKIAVVKTKENFIREFDRFYAPVKARVQFEDQLQVIETKNDWLHVKFKETEGWIHGTAVITSRKMTYKPVMLGAEIDPEAEEDEVTLAGKGFNAQVEKKVGEKNPELNFVKVDEIVNYEVSPGEINSFIKDGGLTLPK
- a CDS encoding adenylate/guanylate cyclase domain-containing protein; the protein is MTKTFTSHTSQDDKIKWNLIILVAAMSFFMVTVIKVSGLIKAFELKAYDLLTIYAAEENHNKEIVIVEFDQKTVDALEKIGLSFPWPRDIYEPVLNHLSKAKSVFIDIIFSEPSRIDRNLDLVFRDAMARSGNVFLAAPLENRKRILPDEDRDFIKENSVKASMPYKQTFSSVLLPADDLRSGAQGVGNVTLNPDKDGIYRRTPLFFGLEDLVIPQFVVSGLMKEGRVKEENGIIKVDDVAVPLDDTELLLQYSSTPHPFEEISFKDILDSATSDPANSNSVYTADFFKDKYVLIGYTLKGLYDLRATPVSSVSPGVFIHATILDNLTGKRFLVPFHPALMFALTAALSFFAAFFVMTTKSMPRNLMFLVFSFGLIIFLSCWFFRMRTYLDPLAPLLALVVSFISTAIFSYASEGRRRAFIRSTFSRYMDKRIVDHLLADPSLVSPGGTKRWCTVFFADIAGFTTISESISPEKTAQMLYKVLTTMTELIIAHNGVIDKYIGDCIMAFWGAPVSGAFDEKKAVKAALECYYALGPINAELNSKGIPNISMRFGIHSGDVIVGNLGSERLFDYTVIGDSVNLASRLESVNKVFSTNIIISESTREKLDDDFTLRILSDIAVKGKSKAIRIYEVLGESSRITPSVKEKAMAYGIGVDQFYNMEFEKAAESFSGIMKKWPGDGPSAFFAKRCLNFINQPPSGEGWEIIKMDTK
- a CDS encoding MerR family transcriptional regulator, encoding MAKKNENETFSISELAQQLDISSHTIRFYEEKGLISPERTAGNQRIYTKKDRVRLKLILRGKRFGFTLDEIASTIGMADSEITENEQIEKSLLYAKEKLADLRQRREELDLLEKDMLALHEYLQKRQKDLSDKNKGAENV